One window of Oncorhynchus kisutch isolate 150728-3 linkage group LG25, Okis_V2, whole genome shotgun sequence genomic DNA carries:
- the LOC109889445 gene encoding hexokinase HKDC1-like yields MYNKIYAIPLEIMQGTGEEVFNHDFQCISDFLDNMGVKNTHLPLGFTFSFPCRQTGIDKVKVESS; encoded by the exons ATGTACAACAAGATCTACGCCATCCCTCTGGAGATCATGCAGGGcacaggagaggag GTGTTCAACCACGATTTCCAGTGCATCTCAGATTTTCTGGACAACATGGGGGTGAAGAATACTCACCTCCCGCTTGGTTTtaccttctccttcccctgcagacagacaggaatcgATAAGGTAAAAGTAGAATCGTCATGA